A single window of Thalassomonas viridans DNA harbors:
- a CDS encoding putative Ig domain-containing protein, whose protein sequence is MRNLLRLWPFSLFPLCLPLGLCLLLFSAGLQGQGQTVHDLARPDSQQAMISLQEERRLRQKLNDTRRIRVIARLKQQSTDTRAKQHASLEARQQTFARSLKSPNNRYLAKTRLLPLVVMEVDEAGFQELLSHPQLLSVEEDRLLSPMLSSSIPLIGANLVHDAGITGQNQTLAILDSGVDSDHDFLSGKVVAEACFSSTYAPHLATSLCPFSNIYAPGSAAPCSLSSCDHGTHVAGIAAGNSEGNGAPSDGVAKDASLIAVQVFSRFDDPGMCGSASTTPCILAYTSDIIAGLEYVYSQRNNFTIAAANLSLGGGSYNRMFTCDAVNGATKSIIDLLRGAGIATVISAGNDGNTTSLNSPGCISSAVSTGSSTDSDNLSGFSNAASWLPLLAPGSGIISSVPGGYQNKSGTSMAAPHVAGAFALLAQAKPTSGMAERLAALTLTGKNITLPGTGFIKPRIELNDAVNALQTASLPPVDLILDDDYHGSAIAGTFAGEIASLAYGGSQRYSTATGSTYRFTPEFPVSGLYRLSAWWQAKPGAGQASLHINHNLGLSTVALDQSGSGGNWHTVGNFSFTAGSSHNIDLTATLSAVVVDALRLELVDPPALAISTQTLPDAIQGESYQQSLTATGGLPPYSWSAPNPLPAGLSLSQQGVLSGIPEASGSFSIQVQVSDQLTSTSKTLDLLVNPASQSVEIIIDNSDSNTQSTGSWLVSGGQNPWGSNSLYNNSSGSFSWLADIATGGSYQVYAWWTYHSNRSTAVPYTITHQGGSTGITVNQRDPGLASQWVLLGTFDFSAGSTYPITVDSSNGQANADAIRLVTNAAPQPLAITSFTLPAGQVGSHYQAAFSATGGNAPYSWSSTSTLPSGLTLDDSGVLAGTPLESGSWPLDIQVSDQQNNTSQATFNLTIAASPPLEITTSQLPHALAGQAYSAALSGTGGVPPYSWNHSGNLPPGLLLSDNGQISGVPLTAGIWNFDLILSDDIGQQSQLALSLTVNEPQGASEIIIDNGDSNTGFTGSWFNSSGANPWGTSSLYSNSGATYRWSPEITQAERYQVYAWWTYHGNRSAAVPYSISHDNGLTVITTEQNNSALGGQWNLLGEFDFSPGGDHYIQVASENGQACADAVKLVPVNNPELAITSLAFPDGAPGQEYQAILTAAGGQPPYVWSITGVLPNGLSFDESGTISGLPQLAGTFNFTLTVTDQQEEQVSAALSITIAEPAPLAITPQPLPDARVDVSYQVQLTATGGYPPYSWGLAGTLPDGLSLDAGGMISGTPSLAGSWDFDIYAGDQQSGTDQLPFTLTVLEQTPAEIIIDNLDSNTGQTGSWTTSSGPLPWQGNSVYSNSGGTFSWYPQIVSSGNYRVYAWWTYHSNRSENVPYTVTYQGGSSTLFLNQNNSLLGGQWNLLGEFPFAVGQYAIEVSSSNGQASADAVRLVKVSD, encoded by the coding sequence ATGCGTAACTTACTCAGGTTATGGCCATTTTCACTTTTTCCCTTGTGCTTACCGCTTGGCCTGTGCCTGCTGCTTTTCTCTGCCGGGCTCCAGGGACAGGGACAAACAGTTCACGATCTTGCCCGGCCAGACAGCCAACAGGCTATGATATCCCTGCAGGAAGAGCGCAGGCTCAGGCAAAAACTCAACGATACCAGGCGCATCAGGGTAATCGCCCGGTTAAAACAGCAAAGCACGGATACCAGGGCTAAACAGCACGCCAGCCTGGAGGCAAGGCAACAAACCTTCGCCCGCTCCCTTAAAAGTCCGAACAACCGTTACCTCGCGAAAACCCGGTTGCTGCCGCTGGTGGTTATGGAAGTCGACGAGGCGGGATTTCAAGAGCTGTTATCCCATCCCCAACTGCTCTCGGTGGAAGAAGATCGCCTGCTCAGCCCTATGCTGAGTTCCTCCATACCTTTGATCGGCGCCAACCTGGTGCACGATGCCGGGATCACGGGCCAGAACCAGACCCTGGCCATTCTCGATAGCGGCGTAGATTCAGATCATGACTTCTTATCCGGCAAGGTGGTGGCGGAAGCCTGCTTTTCCTCCACCTATGCCCCCCATCTTGCCACTTCCCTCTGCCCCTTCAGCAACATCTACGCCCCGGGCTCTGCCGCCCCCTGCTCCCTGAGCAGCTGCGACCACGGCACCCATGTGGCAGGAATAGCCGCCGGCAACAGCGAAGGCAACGGCGCCCCCAGTGACGGGGTGGCAAAAGACGCCAGTTTGATCGCGGTCCAGGTTTTTTCCCGGTTCGACGATCCCGGCATGTGCGGCTCAGCCAGCACCACCCCCTGCATCCTCGCCTACACCAGCGACATTATCGCCGGGCTGGAATATGTCTATTCCCAGAGGAACAACTTTACCATAGCCGCCGCCAACCTGAGCCTGGGCGGCGGCAGCTATAACCGTATGTTTACCTGCGACGCCGTCAACGGCGCCACCAAAAGCATTATCGATTTATTGCGCGGCGCCGGCATCGCCACAGTGATCAGTGCCGGTAACGACGGCAACACCACATCCCTTAACAGCCCGGGATGTATTTCCAGTGCCGTCAGCACAGGCTCAAGCACCGACAGCGACAATTTATCCGGCTTCAGCAATGCCGCTTCCTGGCTGCCGCTGCTGGCCCCGGGCTCCGGCATCATCTCTTCCGTCCCCGGCGGCTACCAGAACAAGAGCGGCACCTCGATGGCGGCGCCCCATGTCGCCGGCGCCTTTGCCCTGCTGGCCCAGGCCAAACCAACATCCGGTATGGCTGAACGCCTGGCCGCCTTAACCTTAACCGGCAAAAATATCACTTTACCCGGCACCGGCTTTATCAAACCCAGGATTGAGCTGAACGACGCCGTTAATGCCTTACAGACGGCCAGCTTGCCCCCGGTGGATTTAATCCTGGATGATGATTATCACGGCAGCGCCATAGCCGGCACCTTTGCCGGCGAAATAGCTTCCCTGGCCTATGGCGGCTCCCAGCGCTATTCGACCGCTACAGGCAGCACATACCGCTTTACCCCGGAATTTCCCGTCTCCGGGCTCTACCGGCTTTCCGCCTGGTGGCAGGCAAAACCGGGAGCCGGCCAGGCCAGTTTGCATATCAACCATAACCTGGGGCTGTCCACCGTCGCACTGGATCAGAGCGGCAGCGGTGGCAACTGGCATACCGTCGGCAACTTCTCCTTTACCGCCGGCAGCAGCCACAACATAGATTTGACTGCGACCTTATCTGCAGTTGTTGTCGATGCCCTGCGCCTGGAGCTGGTAGATCCGCCGGCGCTGGCCATCAGCACCCAGACATTGCCGGACGCGATACAGGGAGAAAGCTACCAGCAAAGCCTGACAGCCACCGGAGGCCTGCCCCCCTACAGCTGGAGCGCCCCCAATCCTTTACCCGCCGGACTCAGCCTGAGCCAGCAGGGAGTGCTTTCGGGTATACCGGAGGCAAGCGGCAGTTTCAGCATCCAGGTCCAGGTCAGCGACCAGCTCACCAGCACAAGTAAAACCTTAGATCTGCTGGTCAACCCAGCCAGCCAAAGCGTAGAAATCATTATCGATAACAGCGACAGCAACACCCAGAGCACGGGCAGCTGGCTGGTATCCGGCGGGCAAAATCCCTGGGGCAGCAATTCCCTGTACAACAACAGCAGCGGCAGCTTTTCCTGGCTGGCGGATATCGCCACCGGCGGCAGTTACCAGGTCTACGCCTGGTGGACCTACCATAGCAATCGCTCCACCGCCGTCCCCTATACCATCACGCATCAGGGCGGCAGCACCGGCATAACAGTCAACCAAAGGGATCCCGGCCTGGCTTCCCAATGGGTGCTGTTAGGGACTTTTGATTTCAGCGCCGGCAGTACTTACCCCATTACCGTAGACAGCAGCAACGGCCAGGCCAATGCCGACGCCATCAGGCTGGTCACCAATGCGGCCCCGCAGCCTTTGGCCATCACAAGCTTTACCCTGCCGGCAGGCCAGGTTGGCAGCCATTACCAGGCGGCTTTCTCTGCCACCGGCGGCAATGCTCCCTACAGCTGGAGCAGCACCAGCACTTTGCCTTCCGGTCTGACCCTGGACGACTCCGGGGTATTAGCGGGAACCCCGTTAGAATCCGGAAGCTGGCCCCTGGATATCCAGGTTTCAGATCAGCAAAACAATACCAGCCAGGCGACATTTAACCTGACAATAGCAGCATCCCCGCCACTGGAAATCACCACAAGCCAACTGCCCCATGCCCTGGCGGGCCAGGCATACTCGGCTGCCTTATCCGGCACGGGAGGCGTTCCCCCCTACAGCTGGAACCATAGCGGCAACCTGCCTCCGGGCCTGCTGTTAAGCGATAACGGCCAGATTTCCGGCGTGCCTTTAACCGCCGGCATATGGAATTTTGACCTTATACTCAGCGACGATATCGGGCAGCAAAGCCAGCTGGCCCTGAGCCTGACGGTAAATGAACCCCAGGGAGCCAGTGAGATCATTATCGACAACGGCGACAGCAACACCGGCTTTACCGGCAGCTGGTTTAATTCCAGCGGCGCCAATCCCTGGGGCACAAGCTCCCTGTACAGCAACTCAGGCGCCACCTACCGCTGGTCGCCGGAGATAACACAGGCTGAGCGTTATCAGGTCTATGCCTGGTGGACCTATCACGGCAACCGCTCCGCCGCCGTGCCTTACAGCATCAGCCATGACAACGGCCTGACGGTAATCACCACAGAGCAAAACAACAGCGCCCTGGGAGGGCAATGGAACCTGCTGGGTGAATTTGATTTCAGCCCCGGCGGCGATCACTATATCCAGGTTGCCAGCGAAAATGGCCAGGCCTGTGCCGATGCCGTCAAACTGGTGCCGGTCAATAATCCCGAACTGGCCATTACCAGCCTGGCTTTCCCCGACGGCGCCCCGGGGCAGGAATACCAGGCCATATTAACGGCTGCCGGGGGCCAGCCTCCCTATGTCTGGAGCATCACCGGAGTGCTGCCCAACGGTCTCAGTTTCGACGAGAGCGGGACCATTTCCGGGCTGCCGCAACTGGCAGGCACCTTTAACTTCACCCTGACGGTAACCGACCAGCAGGAAGAGCAGGTTTCGGCGGCATTGAGCATCACCATTGCCGAGCCCGCCCCCCTGGCCATCACTCCCCAGCCTCTGCCCGATGCCAGGGTTGACGTAAGCTACCAGGTGCAATTAACGGCCACCGGCGGTTATCCCCCTTATAGCTGGGGATTAGCCGGCACCTTGCCCGACGGTTTAAGCCTGGACGCCGGCGGTATGATCTCAGGCACCCCTTCCCTGGCGGGTAGCTGGGATTTCGACATCTATGCCGGCGACCAGCAAAGCGGCACAGACCAGCTGCCTTTCACTTTAACCGTGCTGGAGCAGACCCCGGCGGAGATCATTATCGACAACCTCGACAGCAACACCGGCCAGACCGGCAGCTGGACCACCTCCAGCGGCCCCCTGCCCTGGCAGGGTAATTCTGTTTACAGCAACAGCGGCGGAACCTTCAGCTGGTACCCACAAATCGTCTCAAGCGGCAATTACCGGGTTTATGCCTGGTGGACCTATCACAGCAACCGCTCGGAGAACGTGCCCTATACCGTCACCTACCAGGGAGGCAGTTCGACACTTTTCCTCAACCAGAATAACAGCCTGCTGGGAGGGCAATGGAATTTGCTGGGAGAATTTCCCTTTGCTGTTGGCCAGTACGCCATAGAAGTATCCAGCAGCAACGGCCAGGCGAGTGCGGACGCGGTACGCCTGGTAAAAGTCAGCGATTAA